Sequence from the Nocardia brasiliensis genome:
ACTGGACGGGCTGTCGAACCCGCGCACGCGGCGCCGCGGGCCCGCAACGGCGCACCTCGGGCAAATGGGCAGCTGATCAGCTAGAAAAGGCGACGCCAGATGTCGCCGGGTTGTGCCATGCTGGTTGAGATCGGAACCCGCACTCTCCAAAGGGGCGATGGCTATGGGCCTTGATAGCCCAGCTGCCCGCGAACAACTGGAACTCGAATTGGTGCGCGAAGTGGTGCTGGCTCGGCGCAAGCTGGACAGCACGGTGCTCGCCGCACTCACCCTCGGCGCCGAGTTGCTCGAGCACACCTCCGAACGTGCGACCGCGATGCGTGCCGCGCGGATTCTCGAGCAGTTCGCGATCGACGAGGTCGCGGTCGCGCGCGATCCGCGCGGCGCGTTACGTGCCGACCTGGCCCGAGATCACGAGCGAGCCAAACAGATCGGACTCGAACCCGACGATCCGTCGGCCGAGCAGTCCGAACAGGATCGGCGCAGGCAGCAGCAGGCCGCACTGCTCTGCGAGGTGCGCGCCGATCTGCTCGACGTGGTGGCCAAGTGCCGCAAGTTCCGGCTCGACCGCGTCGCCTTCGACGAGGAGATCGCGCAGGGCCTGTGCGCGGCCACCGACAAGCTGGTGATCGGTGCCGATATGGACACCTATCAGGCGTGGCAGCGCGGCATGGTGCTGAAGTTGATCGAGGAGCCGGTGGCCTCGGGCCCGCCGCGGGTGATGGCGACGGTCGACGCCGGGCCGGGCCGCGGCCAGCTCACCGTCGAATGGGACAGCTGCGAGAGACGGTTGGCGCTGGTCGCGCGCATGGCCAGAGCCGGGGTGGCGCCGGTGGTCATCTGCGATCGGCTACTCGCGGATCTATCGGTGTCCTCGCCGCTGCGTTATTCGGTCCGCTGAGCGGGCCCGCGCGGTAGTCCGGAGTCGCGATCGGCCGCCTACCCGCGTGCCGGTCTGTACCAAGCAAACGCTTGGTTGTATTATGGCCGATGTGACGGCACCCGACGCTTCGAAATCAGCACGGCGCAATGAACTGCTCACACTGGCGGCCGAACTGTTCGCCGAACGTGGACTGCGCGCCACCACCGTGCGCGATATCGCCGACGCGGCCGGGATTCTATCCGGGAGCCTCTATCACCATTTCGACTCCAAGGAATCGATGGTGGACGAGATCCTGCGCGGCTTCCTGGACGACCTGTTCGGGCACTACCGTGAGATCGTCGCCGCCGGGCTCAGCTCGCGAGACACCTTGGAAGCCTTGGTGATCGCGTCCTACCAGTCCTTCGACCGGCATCACGCCGCGGTGGCGATCTATCAGGCCGAGGCGAAGCGACTGCGCACCGCCGAACGGTTCACCTACATCGCCGACTACAACCGCGAATTCCGCGAACTCTGGCACCGCGTGCTGACCAACGGCGTGCAGGACGGCAGCTTCCGGCCCGAGATCGACGTGGAACTGGCTTACCGGTTCCTGCGCGACACGGTGTGGGTCGCGGTGCGGTGGTATCAGCCGGGTGGCCCGATCACCGTCGACAACCTCGCCAAGCAGTATCTGACCATCGTGCTCGACGGGCTGACCGCCGCCGAAAACGGCTAGGCCCCAAGCACATCACGTAGGAGTTCACCGATGTCCGCACCCTCCGCTCCCCGCCGCCCCTACACCCCGCTGCGGGACGCCTACGTGATCGATGCGGTGCGCACGCCGGTCGGCAAGCGCGGCGGCGCCCTGGCCGCCGTGCACCCGGCCGACCTCGGCGCGGCCGCGCTGCGTGGCCTGCTGGATCGCAACTCGATCGACCCCGGCAACGTCGACGACGTGATCGTCGGCTGTGTCGACAACATCGGCCCGCAGGCGGGCAATGTCGGGCGCACCGCGTGGCTGGCCGCCGGGTATCCGGAAGAGGTCCCCGGCGTCACCGTCGACCGGCAGTGCGGATCCAGCCAGCAGGCCATCAATTTCGGCGCGCAGGCCATCATGAGCGGTACCGCCGAGGTGATCGTCGCGGGCGGGCTGCAGAACATGAGCGCCATCCCGATCTCGGCCGCCATGCTGGCAGGCAAGGAGTACGGCTTCGATTCGCCGTTCGTCGGCGCCGCGGGCTGGGACCACCGCTACGGCACTGCCGAGGTCACCCAGTTCCGTGCCGCCCAGCTGATCGCCGAGAAGTGGAACATCACCCGCGAAGACATGGAGCGCTGGGCGCTGCGCAGCCACGAGCGGGCCCGCGACGCGATCAAGAACGGCCGGTTCGACCGCGAGATCGTGCCGGTCGGTGACTTCTGGATCGACCAGGGGCCGCGCGAGACCACGCTGGAGAAGATGGCGTCGCTGCCGCCGCTGGCAGAGGGCAGCCCGTTGACCGCGGCCGTCGCCAGCCAGATCTCCGACGGCGCCAGCGCCACCCTGCTCGCCTCCGAGTGGGCCGTCGAGGCCTACGGTTTGCGCCCGCGCGCCCGGATCCATCACGTCAGCGCGCGCGGCGCCGACCCCATCTTCATGCTCACCGCGCCGATCCCCGCGACGAAGTGGGCGCTGGAAAAGAGCGGCCTCAGCATCGAGGACATCGACGTCATCGAGATCAACGAAGCCTTCGCCCCTGTCGTGCTGGCCTGGCTGAAGGAAACCGGCGCCGACCCCGACCGGGTCAACGTCAACGGCGGCGCCATCGCCCTCGGCCACCCCCTTGGCGCCACCGGCGCCAAACTCTTCGCCACCCTGCTCAACGAACTCGAACGCCGCAACGGCCGCTACGGCCTACTCACCATCTGCGAAGGCGGCGGCACCGCCAACGCAACCATCATCGAACGCCTAACCCCATAGCTGGTACTCCGGTCCAGTCCGTGCTGCGGTCGACGCGCCCGCCACGGGCTCCTTCCCGCAAAGCTTGATGGAACCGATCGATCGACTGCTACGTCCAAGTCTTTGACAGGTCAATCGGAGGAGTAGCTGTCACCCGAAGCGAGGAGGGAGCGATGGTGTCGAAGTCCTCGGAGTTCTCGGTAGTTCCTGCCGAGGTAACTGACGCGGGTAGGTTCGTGCAGTTGACTGCGGAGTCGTTGGTGAACGGGCTGCGCTCGCTGGACACTGATATCGAAGTGTTGCTCGAATCGTGGGAAGGCACCTCCGCTGACGCTTACGGTGCGGGATGGACCGAGGCCAAGCGTGGTGCGGATACAGTGCTGGAGGCGCTTACCGTAATGGCGGAGATGCTCGGCGTAACCACTCAGGCGCTGCATAATCACGACCAGACGCGCGCAGAACAAACCAGTTCGCTCGAGCTGCCCTAGAGAAGGGGTCTCGTGGACAACACACAGCCCTTTCAAGTGAGCTTGGTTGAGCTGGAGCAGATTACGGCTCGACTCGGCGGGTTCATCGGCTTTTTGTCGGATAGTTTGGCGGGGCTGCAGCAACGGATCGACACGGTGCAGCAGAGTTGGAACGGGTCTGCCGCAGATGCGCAGGCGGAGGCGTTTCGACTGTGGATAACAGGCGCGACGGACGTGACCGAGGGAATCGCGGCCATGAAACAGGCGGCCGTGGATGCCCATGACCGATACAGTTCCGCAGCAGCCGCGAATCTTCGAATGCTCGGCAGAGGGTAGTAGATACCGTGACCGAGTTCAACGTCGATCCGCTTGTCTACGTCAGCTCCGCGTCCAATCTACATACCGCAGCCGTTGACTTTCACGCTGATTTCCAAGCCCAGATGGCAGCTCTGCAGAGCACCCGGGATATGGGCGGCAGCGTCGGGGAGTGTTCGTGGCAAGCTGCAACGCATCATGGATATCGCGAAAAGGGCGGTCAAGCTGGGTGCTCCAGAGCGGCCCAGTCATATACCCAAGGATTGGGAAGCGCGTCTAGCTGATAACGGAAAAGGCTGGGTGTGGCAGAAGCCGGGTTCCGCATTCAACCAGAACACCTTTCGGGACGCGCTGCCGGACAAGAATTATCCGAATGGATATGTGCGCTTCTACAATGATCAGGGCCAACCCATAAAATTGGATGGAAAGCCGGGTGGTAACGCGGAAACGCATATCCCCAAGAATCCGGATGGTACGTATCCGAAACCGAAGGGCTGGTGAAGATGGAACTGCAACTGGGAATCACGGGCCAACGGGTGGCGGAAGTGGTCGTGGGGTTCACGATCACAATACGGTTCGGCGAACCCGTTGAATTCGAACTGCAGATCGAGGGGGATCCTAGGTTTCGTACTACGACTGGAAATCTGTTGAGTGTCACCGCCGAGAATTATGCGGATATCGATGCGGACCTGGAGTCACTTGTCGGTTCTGCTGTGACCAGGGCTGTCGCCAGCGAGGCCGACGGGCTGAGTCTCGAATTCGATTCCGGGGCTGCGCTGCATGTTCCTGTACATGCGAAGTATGAGGCCTGGGGGATTGTGGGGATCGATGGGTCGAGGGTCATCAGTCTGCCGGGTGGCGAACTCGCCGTGTGGTCTGCGCGTGCGTAACCTCGGTCGGCCCGGTGGATACGGGGGACCGAGGGTCGGTCAGGGTTTGTCGGCGGGTTCTAGGAGGACGGCGGTGCCGTAGGCGGCTACTTCGCTCATGGTGTTGGCGATCTCGTTGCAGTCGAAGCGCATGGCGAGGATGCCGTTGGCGCCGAAAGACATGGCGTGCTGGCACATTCGCATGATCGCCTCGTGGCGGGAGTGGTAGAGCAGCTGGGTGTACTCGGTGATCTCGCCGCCGCCGAGCGAACGGAAACCGGCGGCGAGGTTCGAGCCGAGGCCGCGGCTGCGCACGGTCAGGCCCGCGACCTCGCCGAACACCCGCGCGACCCGGTGGCCCGGCACGTCGTTCATCGTGGAGACGAGGATCGGAAACTGCGGGCCCGGCTGCTGTGGCGGCTGCTGCTGGTATCCCGGCGGCGGCTGCTGGAACCCGGGCTGCTGCTGCGGGTAGTGCGGTTGCTGCGGCGGCATCGGCTGGTTCATGAGCGGGATCGTACGGCCGGCGCCGCGAACACGGAAGTTTGCCCGCCCGGCCGATCCCCGGCACGCCGGGATCGCGCACCGGGCATTGACCACGCGAAATGCCCCGGATCCCGGCGGGAACGGGGCATTCGCGTGGGTGCTCAGAGGTGCTTCTGCAACGCCTCGATCCGGTCGGCCGCGTCGGTGACGATCCGATCGATCAGCTCCGCGCAGGTGGGCAGGTCCTCGATGATGCCGGTGACCTGGCCGGCGGCGAGCACACCAGCCTCGGTGTTGCCCTCGACCAGCCCGGCGCGCAACAGCATCGGCGTATTGGCCGCCATGACGACCTGAGACCAGCTGAGATCCTTGGTCTTTCGCATCGCAAGCCCGTCACGCACCAGGGTGGGCCAGCTCATACCGGTCATGCTCTTGAACTTCGCCGCGTTCGCGACCGCCGCGGCCAGCCCGCGCACACGACCCGAATGTTCCAGGCGCCGCACCAGTTCGGTGTTCAGCACCCGGTGCGGCATGCCGTCGACCTTGGTGGAGACTACGGTGTCCTGCAGCTGCCGGGACAGGTACTCCCGCTTGACCGCGTCCGGCACGGTGCTCTCCTGGGTGAGCAGGAACCTGGTGCCCATCGCGACGCCCGCCGCACCATAGGACAGTGCGGCGGCCAGCCCGCGGCCGTCGAAGAATCCACCGGCGGCGACTACCGGGATGTCGACCGCGTCCAGCACCGAGGGCAGCAGCAGCGTGGTGGCCACCGGCCCGGTGTGCCCGCCGCCCTCGCCGCCCTGCACGATGACCGCGTCCGCGCCCCACGCGGCGACCTTCACCGCGTGCTTGGCCGCGCCGATCGACGGAATCACCACCACCCCGGCGGCTTTCAGCTCGGCGATGAGCTCCTGCTTGGGCGCAAGCGCGAACGACGCGACGGCGACCTTTTCCCGGATCAGCAGGCTGATGCGTTCGGGCGCGTCCGCGGCGTCGGCGCGGATGTTCACACCGAACGGTTTGTCGGTGTGCGCCTTAGTTTTCGCGATCGCCGCCTCGAGCTCCGGATAGGTCATGGTGGCGGAGGCGAGGATGCCCAACCCGCCCGCTTCGGCGGTGGCCGCGACCAGGCTCGGGCCAGCCACCCAGCCCATGCCGGTCTGCACCACGGGATGCTCGATGCCGACCAGTTCGGTCAGCGCCGTGCACAACCGCGGGGTGGCCGCGCTCATGGCTGCACCTCGCTGGCGCTCGGTTCCGTCATGCGCGATGCGCGCCGTGTCATGATCCGCTCTCTTCGTTCGCTCATGCGGGCACCTCGGTCTCGCGAAGCTTCTTGGGATCGAGCACATCCCGGATCAACCGCAGCTCCTCGTCGGTCGGCAACCGCGTTTCGCCCGCGTCGGCGAGCCCGGCGATCTCGAACCCGGTGTTCTCGGCGACCTCGGCGACGGTGACGCCGGGATGCAGACTCCGCGCCCGCATGGTGTGGTCCGGGCCGGCGAAGTCGAAGACACCGAGGTTGGTCACCACCCGGTGCAGGTGGTGGAACCGGAACGCCGGATTCGACGGGTCGATCTTGTCGTAGCCGACGCCGGAGACGATGTCGACGCGGTCGGTGAAGACCCGGCTCGTGTGCCGGGAAACCCAGTAGCTGGTCGCGTGATTGATGGTGTTGCCCGGCGCGCCACGTACCCCGAACATCTGCCGGGTCGGCCGCTGCAGCGCGCCGAACGCGGACAGATTCTGGTTGCCGAACCGATCGATCTGATTGGCGCCCATCACCACGTGCCGCCGCCCGGAGGCCACCACGTCGAAGACCTTGCGGAACGGAATCCACCCCTCGATCGGCGCCTTGCCGCCGATGGGCGGGGTCTCGGCGAGGAACAGGGCCTCACCGTCGGAGATGAGCAGATCGGGTTCGGTGGTGAGCCGCGCCAGCCTGGCGCCGAGGATCGACATGGGCGACATCGGGCTGGCCATGATTTCGCCCGCGCCGCTGAAGATTTCGGCGCAGGCGACCGCGCACACCTCGGCGCGGGTGATGGTCTCGGCGGCCGCGCCGCCGACGGCATCGCCTTGTGCTGCGGTCATTTCTGGGCCTCCTCGGCGAACTCGCGGACGGCGGCCTGGTACTCGTCTTCGGAAACCGCCAGGTACTTGTCGACGAACTGCTGCCACGCCTGCGGGCTCTTCGCCGACTGCGCGTAGTGCTTCTGGAACTTCTCGTCGCGCCCGTAGCTGTCGCCCGCCAGCGTGAAGTGCGCGCCGCCGGGGGCCTCGACCACCCCGTCCACCATCATCCGGTTGAGCAGCAGTGCTTGCAGCGGCACGGTTTTCACCAGTTCGTCGGTCTCGACGATGCGCTCCACCGAGACGTAGCGGCGCTCGGCCGCCAGGCAGTACAGATCGTCGAAGTACGGCTCGACGCCGGTGTAGGCGGCGTTGCCGTGCTTGTCGCCGAGGTTCAGGTGCACCAGTGCCGCATCGAGATTCAGCGCGGGCATGGCGATCAACGTCTCGGCGTCGGCGTACGGCGAAGTGACCGTGCGCAATTCGCCGTCCCAGAAGTCGGGCACGTCCGAGCCGAGGCCGGCTCGGATCGGCAGGAACGGCAGCCGGGCGGCCGCGGCCTCCAGCCCGCACTTGAGCATGCCCTCGTCCATTTCGCGGGCGACCAGCGCACCGCTGGTGCGTGCGTGCGCGAACCACGGATCGTAGAACGGCGGCGAATCCAGCGATACGAACCCGTAGTAGGCCTTGCGCACCTTTCCGGCCGAGCACAGCAGGCCGAGGTCGGGCCCGCCGTAGCTGACCACGGTGAGGTCGGTGAGCTCCGAGCGCAGGATGGCGCGCACCAGCGCCATCGGCTTGCGCCGCGAACCCCAGCCACCGATGCCGATGGTCATTCCGCTGCGCAACTCGCCGACGATCTCGTCGAGCGACATTCGCTTGTCTCGCATGACTTCTGAACTCCCTATTTCTCGGCCTTGCGCGCGGCCAGGTCGTCGTCGAACCGGGCGCGGATCTCATCGGCGACACCGGCGAGGTTGAGCTCGAAGGTGAAGCCCTGCTCGTAGCGGTAGCTGCGGTGCACGTCCTGGCCGTCGATGCCGTTGAGCGCGCGCTTGGCCGCCCGGATCACCCGGCCGTCCTTGGCGGCGATGTTCTTGGCGAGTTCCATTGCCGCGGCATCGAGTTCGGCCCGCGGCACCACCTGATACACCGAGCCGTAGTGCTGCAGCTGCTGGGCGGTGATGGTGCTCGCCGTGTAGAACAGGGCGCGCATCAGATGCTGGGGCACCAGCCGGGACAGGTGCGTGGCCGCGCCGAGCGCGCCGCGGTCCACCTCGGGCAGGCCGAAAGTGGCGTCGTCGGAAGCGATCACGACATCGGCGTTGCCGACCAGGCCGATGCCGCCGCCGAGGCAGAAGCCCTGCACCACCGCGATCACCGGCACCGGGCAGTCGTAGACCGCCGCGAACGCCTCGAAACAACCATGATTCGCGTCGATCAGCGCCTGATGGCCTGGCTTGCTCTGGATCTCCTTGATGTCGACGCCCGCGTTGAAACCGCGATTGTCCGCGCGCAGCACCACCACTCGGGTCTCGGGATCGCGGCCCGCCGTGCGCAGTGCGTCGGCGATGGCGAACCAGCCGTCCGTCGGTATCGCGTTGACCGGCGGGTAGTCGACCGTGACCACGGTGATGCCGGTTGATTCGGAGTGACGGTTGATCCCCATCGCCTATCCCATCGTGAGTAGCTCGGCTTGTGAATAATCCAACCCAGTGGCAAAGCAAGCAGTTGCTTGGTAGGTTAGCACGGTGGCACTCGAAATCGATCTGATCGATCGCGTCGTCCTGGTGACCGGTGGCGTGCGCGGCGTAGGCGCGGGGGTGAGCCGGACGTTCCTCGCGGCGGGCGCGACCGTGGTCGCCTGTGCCCGTCGCCCGGCCGAGGTCCCGATCGAGGTGGACGGCCGCGCCATCGAGTTCCTGCCCTGTGATGTGCGCGACGCGGACGCGGTGCGCGCGCTGATCGATACGATCGTCGAGCGGCACGGCCGCCTCGACCACCTGGTGAACAACGCGGGCGGTGCGCCCTTCGCCCTCGCCGACACGGCGAGCAAGAACTTCCACGCCAAGATCGTCGAGCTGAATCTGCTCGCGCCGCTGCTGGTCGCCCAGGCCGCGAACGCGGTGATGCAGCGGCAGCCCGGCGGCGGCTCGATCGTGAACATCTCGAGCGTCAGCGGGCACCGCCCGTCGCCGGGCACCGCGGCCTACGGCGCGGCCAAGGCGGGCATGGACAGCTTGACCGCGTCGCTCGCGGTCGAGTGGGCCCCCAAGGTGCGGGTCAACTCGCTCGTCGTCGGACCGGTCGTCACCGAACTGAGCCAACTGCACTACGGCGACCAGGACGGTATCGACGCGGTGGGGGAGACGATCCCGCTCGGCCGGATGGCCGAGCCGGACGATATCGGCCGCTGCGCCGTCTTCCTGGCCTCGGAGCTGGCGGGCTACGTCAGCGGGGCCAGGCTGCTCGTGCACGGCGGCGGCGAGCGCCCGGCGTTCCTGGCCGCGTCCACCGCCGACGTCGGCACACAGCAGTCCTGAACACATCGGACCCACACGAAGAGGACACAGGTATGGACACCGAGCAGATCTGCGCAGGGCGCACCGTCATCGTGACCGGTGCGGGTCGTGGCATCGGCCGGGCGCACGCGCTCGCCTTCGCCGCCGCCGGGGCGCGGGTGGTGGTCAACGATCTCGGCTCGGCGCTCGACGGCGCGGCGACAGGGGAGAGCCCGGCCGAACAGGTCGTCGCCGAGATCGAGGCGATGGGCGGCGCTGCCGTGGCCAACGGCGACGACGTCGCCGATTGGCAGGGCGCGCAACGCCTTATCCGTCAGGCCGTTGACACCTTCGGCGGGCTGGACGTGCTGGTCAACAACGCCGGGTTCGTGCGCGACCGGATGCTGGTCAATCTCGGTGAAGAGGAATGGGACGCGGTCATTCGCGTGCACCTCAAGGGCCACTTCGTCACCATGCGGCACGCGATCGAGTACTGGCGCGGCGAGTCGAAGGCCGGTCGCCCGGTCGACGGCCGCATAATCAACACCAGCTCCGGCGCCGGCCTGCAGGGCAGTGTCGGCCAGGGCAACTACGGCGCGGCCAAGGCGGGTATCGCCGGTCTCACACTCACCGCCGCCGCGGAGTTCGCGCGCTACGGGGTCACTGTGAATTCCATCGCACCGGCGGCGCGCACCCGGATGACCGAAACGGTGTTTGCCGAGACCATGGCCAGGCCTGACGCCGGCTTCGACGCGATGGCTCCGGAGAACATTTCGCCGCTGGTCGTCTGGCTCGGCAGCGCGCGGTCGAAGGGCGTCACAGGCCGCATGTTCGAGGTCGAAGGCGGTAAAGTGGCCTTGGCAGAGGGGTGGCGGCACGGCGTCGCGGTGGACCGCGGTGCCCGGTGGGATCCGGCCGAGCTCGGCCCCGTGGTGGCCGACCTGATTGCCAAGGGGATGCCGCCGGAACCGGTGTACGGGGCCTGATCTGGCACCACCCTTCTTTCTGCGCCGGTAACGATAGGGGTTTACTATGGCCCCCGTCCGTTGAAAATCCCGTGTGAGCGTCGCGACCGGGAAGTTCTGCGCTTTGCAATTGAGGGGAAGGCTCGACGCATGGCCGTTGGTCGCACGTTACGTGTGCTTGCAGTAGCGGGGACCGTGGCCGGTTTCGCGCTGCTGGGCCCGGTAGCGGCCGAGGCACAGCCGTCGACTGGGGGCTGTCCCCAGTGCGCCGCCGACCCCACTCCGCCGCCGTACGACAGCGGTGGCCCCTGGTATCCCCTGTCCGTGCCCGGACAGCCCAGCGACGTCAGCGCGGTGCCTACCAATCCCGCTATCGGGACCGGCTCGGCGACCGGCTCCGCCGCGGCGGGTGGTTCGGCCGCCGCCGGTTCCGCGGCGGCGGGTGGTTCCGCGGCCGCGGGTTCCGCGGGCGCCGCCACCGGGTCCGCGGGTCTCGGCATTCTGCTCGGTTCCGGCTCGGCGGGTCTCGGCGTGACCCTCGGCAGCGGCTCGGCCGGCCTCGGCGTTGTGCTCGGTTCCGGATCGGCCGCGCTCGCCGGGACCGGTTCGGCAGGCCTCGGCGCCGCCGCAACGGGTTCTGCCGCAGTCGGTTCCGCCGGTGTCGGCGTCGGCACGACCGGTTCCGCCGCGGTGGGCTCGGCCGGTGTCGGTTCTGCCGCGGTGGGTTCGGCGGGTGTCGGCTCCGCGGGTGTCGGTTCGGCAGGCGTGGGTTCTGCCGCGACGGGTTCTGCCGCAGTCGGTTCCGCCGCGGTGGGTTCTGCCGCGGTCGGTTCCGCGACGCCGCTGCTCCTGCTGCTGATCCCGATTCCGCCGCCGCCCGCTCCTCCGGTGCTGCCCCCGATCGCGGTGCCGCCGGTGCCCTCGCCCGCGGTGCCAGCCATTCCGCTGCCCGTGCTCGCGCCGGTTCCGGCCGCGGCGCCCGCCGCCGTGCCGCCGCCCGCCCCGCCCGCACCCGCGGCCCCGCCGCAGGCCGCGCCCGCCAAGCCCAACCCCGACGTGCGCCCCACGAGCGCCAACGACGGCCTCCCGAAGCCGAAGCTGCTCTCGGTGGTCGGCGGCCTGATCGCCCTCGGCCTCGCCGGTGCGGGCTCGGGCGCCGTCAGCTTCCAGGGCGCCGCGGCCGCACAGGCCCGCGTCGACGCCGCCCGTGCCATGTTCTTCCCGAGGCCGTGAGGGGGTGGGCATGAGTGAGCGGAGCGAGCGAATCGTGTCACAGCGTGCGGCACGCATGCCGGAACCGAGCGTCAGCGAGGTGCGGGCATGAGTGAATCGAAGACGCAGAGTACTTCGCGGTCGTACCGGCGGGTGGCCGCGGCCGTGGACGCGGTGTGCGCGGTCGCGGCGGACTCCGACGCCACCACGCTGGACGAGGTGGTGCTCGCCATCGCGAGCGAGCGGCGGCGGGAAATCGAAATCGCCAGTGCGAATTTGGGGCCGGGGGTGTGCGGTCAGCGCCGGTTCTATCCCGATCGGGACGTGATCGTGCTCGCCGAGTCGCTACCGAGCCGCGAGCACACGCTCGCGCATGAGCTCGGCCACATCGTGTTCGATCACGAGGGTGCGCCTGCCCCCGAGGTGACACTCGAGGCGAGCGACGATCTGATCGCGTACATGCTGAGTCAGCGGGCACACCAGCAGATCGTCGACGACGGCGCGGACGAGCTCGCCGAGTGGGAGGCGGAGACGTTCGCCGCCATGCTGATGACCCGGCTGCGGGTATTCAACAGCCGAGGCGCAGGCGTCTCGGTCCTTCGATTCGATGAGGCGCTGGGATGACCCTCTGGTTGACGGCACTGCTGGTCTGGATGGCGGCAGGGGCCAGGGTGGGGCGTGTGCTGGTGAAGCCGGCCACGACGGCCCGGGTGGCCATCGTGATCGCCGTGGCCGCCGTCGCGCTGGCCGCGACCGTGGCGGTGCCGGAGATCGCGGTGGCGATCGACAACCTGGTGCCCGGCGGCGTGCACGCGGGCTGGCTTTCCGACGGCGTCGTGGTGTCGGCGTGGATCGCCTTCGTGACGGCCACCTCGGTGGTGGCCTCCGCGGCGTGGCCGGTGGTGTCGCGGCGCAACCTGCGCCAGGTCGCGCTGGTGATCTACAGCCTCGGTCTGTCCACGGTGGCCGCGACCATCGCGTGGTCGTTCACCTTCGGCTGGGAGGTGGTCGCGTTCGGCGCGGTGTTCATCGTCATCACCGGGCTGCGCAACCTCGACTGGACCACGCTCGGTCGCGGCATCGCGATCTACACCACGGGCACCGCGATCGTGGCAGTGCTTGCGGTACTTCAGGTTCGGCGCGCGTTCAACGATGTGCCCCGGGTCGCACCGGGCAATCCGACCTGGGCCTGGCCCGCGTGGGAGGCGGCGAGTCTGCTCATCGCGTTCGGCGCGGTCTGGATCGTCGTGGAGCTGTGGGTGCGAGCGCGGGTGCTGCTGCGCCAGATTCGGCTGCTGCATCGGATCATGGTCGGCCGCTTCCCCGAGGTCGTCGCGCACGACCAGACCGGAACCTCCACTCAGCTGCGGGCTTCGGACCAAGTGGCGCAGATCATGGACGCGCTCTACCTCCAGTCCGGCGGCGGCGTCGTGCTCGCCGCGGTGGCCCCGCCGCCGCGGTCGATCACGGAGCGGGCGGGCACTGTGGCGGAGTGGGCGAGAAACCCTTTGGGCGACGTGACAATCGATGCACGGTGGATTGCTCCGCCGGAGGGGATTAGTCCGCGCGGTTGGGTCCAAGCCATCGCCCGGGCATATGACGCGACAACCTTGGAGCACGCCCGAAATTGAGCTAGGCGGTCTGTTCCGCCGGTATTCGGCGCATCCGTAGACACCCGGGGATCGGCGTTGCGGCCCCCGGGTCGAGTTCTGCCCGGTGCACGATGACTTTCCGAGGCTTGCACGAAATCAGGCGCCCGAGATAACCGGCGCATCAGTCTGTTCCGAGATAGTCGAATGCGGATCGCACGCGCGTGTGATCAGATACCGCAAGCACCCTTGACGCGGCAAGCCCCTATTACCGTGGGCGCGCCATCGTGCATTGTCCAGCGTGTCAACGCATAACACAGCACAGTGCGACCCGTCGGGCCGCACTGTGCTTCGTGCAAGTGAACCTATTCGGTTCCATCCGGAGGAATTTCGGGCAAGCCTTCACTTGCCCGCAACTTCTCCGCCA
This genomic interval carries:
- a CDS encoding CoA transferase subunit A, which encodes MRDKRMSLDEIVGELRSGMTIGIGGWGSRRKPMALVRAILRSELTDLTVVSYGGPDLGLLCSAGKVRKAYYGFVSLDSPPFYDPWFAHARTSGALVAREMDEGMLKCGLEAAAARLPFLPIRAGLGSDVPDFWDGELRTVTSPYADAETLIAMPALNLDAALVHLNLGDKHGNAAYTGVEPYFDDLYCLAAERRYVSVERIVETDELVKTVPLQALLLNRMMVDGVVEAPGGAHFTLAGDSYGRDEKFQKHYAQSAKSPQAWQQFVDKYLAVSEDEYQAAVREFAEEAQK
- a CDS encoding enoyl-CoA hydratase family protein; the protein is MGINRHSESTGITVVTVDYPPVNAIPTDGWFAIADALRTAGRDPETRVVVLRADNRGFNAGVDIKEIQSKPGHQALIDANHGCFEAFAAVYDCPVPVIAVVQGFCLGGGIGLVGNADVVIASDDATFGLPEVDRGALGAATHLSRLVPQHLMRALFYTASTITAQQLQHYGSVYQVVPRAELDAAAMELAKNIAAKDGRVIRAAKRALNGIDGQDVHRSYRYEQGFTFELNLAGVADEIRARFDDDLAARKAEK
- a CDS encoding SDR family oxidoreductase — encoded protein: MALEIDLIDRVVLVTGGVRGVGAGVSRTFLAAGATVVACARRPAEVPIEVDGRAIEFLPCDVRDADAVRALIDTIVERHGRLDHLVNNAGGAPFALADTASKNFHAKIVELNLLAPLLVAQAANAVMQRQPGGGSIVNISSVSGHRPSPGTAAYGAAKAGMDSLTASLAVEWAPKVRVNSLVVGPVVTELSQLHYGDQDGIDAVGETIPLGRMAEPDDIGRCAVFLASELAGYVSGARLLVHGGGERPAFLAASTADVGTQQS
- a CDS encoding SDR family oxidoreductase, with amino-acid sequence MDTEQICAGRTVIVTGAGRGIGRAHALAFAAAGARVVVNDLGSALDGAATGESPAEQVVAEIEAMGGAAVANGDDVADWQGAQRLIRQAVDTFGGLDVLVNNAGFVRDRMLVNLGEEEWDAVIRVHLKGHFVTMRHAIEYWRGESKAGRPVDGRIINTSSGAGLQGSVGQGNYGAAKAGIAGLTLTAAAEFARYGVTVNSIAPAARTRMTETVFAETMARPDAGFDAMAPENISPLVVWLGSARSKGVTGRMFEVEGGKVALAEGWRHGVAVDRGARWDPAELGPVVADLIAKGMPPEPVYGA
- a CDS encoding ImmA/IrrE family metallo-endopeptidase, whose translation is MSESKTQSTSRSYRRVAAAVDAVCAVAADSDATTLDEVVLAIASERRREIEIASANLGPGVCGQRRFYPDRDVIVLAESLPSREHTLAHELGHIVFDHEGAPAPEVTLEASDDLIAYMLSQRAHQQIVDDGADELAEWEAETFAAMLMTRLRVFNSRGAGVSVLRFDEALG